The genome window tatatattatttataaagtgctatattttataaatataaatatatatatatatatatattcaaatattttttatttttatagcaTATAcctaaaaaaatttttgttcataaaaatatattatatatatatatatatatatatatacaaataatatatctacatattatgaatacaatttatttgttttacttcatatattattttattacaagTGTTAAAATGGAggtatttatttaaatatatacataataaaaataatactaaatatttgtattaaaagaatatatacatgaaaaaatatatatatatgtatatacatttatttttattattattaaatttaaaaaaaaaaagaaataataattattacttatttgcaacaaaatatattattaataatttaatatttttttttatatattttatttcctaTAAATTGAATACATATTTCTCAATTCTAATTTTGTGTGTAAATAAATCTTAGGTTAAAGAATCATATAATAggcataatattatttttacaccttttaaaatttaaaatatttatgaatccataattttttaaaataaaattacaatgaacatatttataataatatctttattCTAATTAAgagataaataaaataacaacaatctgacaaataaattatcatgatctttatttattttaaaatattatttttctcacTCTTATTAGATACATTCATATCATCACATACggtaaaatgaaaataatatatatatatatataaacatataattcataatatatatatatatatatataattttattatttttttagaatATTCCTAGAACTAACCATAATAATTCGAAAAATGAAGCAGTTAATAAAACACCCGTAAATACAATTCCAGATGTTATTACATTAGATTATATAAGAGAACAATTGAAACAAATTCAACTAATAAAAGATGAAGTAATCaaagataaattaaaaaaaattaaattcctaaaaaagaaatataaaaatgaaaataaaaataaaaataaaaataaaaaagatcataatgatattaaagaagaaatcgaaaaattagaaaaagaaatattggatactaaaatattatgcgaagattatataaaaaatgaattaaaagaaatcTCATTATTAAAAGATGAAATTGTGAAGGATAAAATAGAAAGCTACCACTGGAAGAGAGATAAATTAATAGATTATGAATTAAACAAACTTTTCttagaagaaaaaagaaaacaaatattAGAATCATATGAACAACATGTAAAAGAAGAattagaaaagaaaaaaatgaaagagaaaatattaaaagaaaaaaaaattaagaaaaaacaaaaaattgaaaaattaaaaaatgaaagtattatttataatatatatttgaatataaaatattacttAATTGAATTTAGAAATGATGATATAGATATAGAATTAGCATTCCCAAAATATTTTCaagatttatttaaaaagaaaaaaggtaaaagaaaaacattTTTTGAACTTTGGAGTTCATTTTATGAAATAATGGAAGAAAAAGTTCATAAATATCAAATAGGAGGATATACAATGGGAATAGGAATAATTGCAGGAATAGCAAAATCTATACATGCTATGGTAGCAACTCCTATGGCCTGTATCAAGTTTAAGGCTCTTTGTGCACAATTTATTGCAGGAACAATTAAATGTTGTAAAGACGCTTGTGCTGCAGCATGTACCTCCTGTAGCACTATGGTTTCTCAAGTATGTGCTAACACTTTGAGTGCTGAAGCCGCATTTAAAACTCTTTGTTGTACTACTGCAGCAGCAAATTGTTGTAAAGTTGCAAATGCTGTTTGCAACTGTTGCAGACTTAAGACACTTCAAGCTGCTTGCGCTACTGCTACTGCCTCCCCTGATCCTGCAACTAAAGTCGtagcaataataataattgttatTCTTGTTATAATACTTatagtatatttatatttcttaattaAAAAATCTGGAATATTAGAAAACGAAAAAGTTCAAAAAGTACTATCAAAACTAAAAAGTTATTATAAATCATAAGAAGTTCTATATATTacttcaaaaatataaatatatatttatatatatgttccatataatacaatttaatgtataataaaatgaattattattttttatttgttatattttccatatatataataatattttgcaatattttaattttatattattattttattttttttttggtgttataaatatttttttccccatgtgtataaataaatatgtatacacatttatatttattattttaaaaaaatatatatatataaattaatttatttacataattatttgtgtctatatttttaaaataaaaattaagaaattatacaaagataaattaaatttatatatatatatttttaaataatcatatgaagttgaaaatattttttcatttcataataataaataaataaataaccaATTGAATAAAtgtcttcatttatatttagggcacatttttataattctctttttaattcttattacatttataatttcaattttattaaaattatatatttttttaagatattattttattataataaaaaaatatatacatataaaatagaaattttcacagaaaaatatttttttttaaataacataataatatgtcctaatattatagaataattttttttttattttcatttccaaaaaaaaaaaaaaaaaaaattgataagatgaattaattatatatagataatattaattattcttatagttataacaaaaaattagttaatttaaaatgtgccttaaattacatataaaattggatatatatatatatatatatataatatttatgattttaaaaaaaaagaatatatatatgataataaaatattataattaatataaatataaacggaaatatattttatatatgtaatatataaacaaacatttaaaattatatatatgtatatatatatatatttatttatttatttatgtgatAACCTTTCAATCTTGAATCATGACTTTACATTCGTCTTGAATTTTATCTGATAATTTTCTCCACAATAATCTATTAGCTGTAATAAGCATTTTATATTCGAATACATTAAATCCTTCACTTAATGCTAACCATATTAGAAATACTTTTTCAAAATGtttatcaaaattattataatataattttattaatttttcacAATATTTCCATGCTTGATCTGATTCTTTACGTGTACGATGAAgtgatttattttcttttccacaataataaaatatttttttttttacatcttcaaatttatctttttcattttcattaattaaagaatataatttacGTATATATTGAGTATCTGTAAATCCATCTTCTAAATCCATTAATTTATGATTTAATTCAACATCTCTTTCATTACTATATTTTCCATGTGCTAAACCAGGTAGATGTAATTCATATTTATCCCATATACGtttttttgataaatcaTTAAAAACGATCTTATTCTTATTAAACATATTAGGATCTTTAGATTTTAGTTTTCTAAATAATGTTGACAATTCTTTAGAAAACTTTTCTGATCTATCTTGTGCATGCTTTTTAGCTTCCTGTTCATCATACATATCCatattattcaatatataattagCAACATCCTTAAGTTCACAACCATACCCCCCAAGATTACTATAACAaagcatattatatatattatcacttgcgtttccttttttattattatcatgatCAATTGAatctatttcttttttttcctcaGTACTATCCACATTACTACCTTCATCAGAATCTTCCAACAATGATGAGGAATTAGATGAGGAAGTAGATGAAGAAGTAGATGAGGAAGCAGATGAGGAAGTAGATGAGGAAGTAGATGGAGAAGATGATGATGTGGATGTTGATCGTAATGATCTTGATCTTGATCGTGATGATATGTAGGATGAAGAGCCAGAAgattttttataatcttcTACTTTTCCCTCTGACAAATTTctattaaacaaaatatcTCCTCCCTTATAAAAATTGGAattctacaaaaaaaaaaaaaaaaaaaaaaaatatatatatattatatatattatatatattatatatatatttaattcacATTATagtaatttataaaaaatttaagaaCAACTTACATCTATagtaaaatttaaaattacaaaaagaAATCCAAAGAAACATAAGTGAAAGAGAGTAATCATGTTGATACTTCCTAGCTtgtttattatcttcattttttcgttttctcttttttaataaaaaaaaaaaaaaaaaaaatgaatataatttattaattagcACACCaacaaatacaaatatattattatatatattaaaaaaaaaaaaaacctatataatttttgaattatataattattctatatatacttatttaattataacatataataccATACACGTGTAAAATTTAcagatttatatttatatataaaatattattattccatattaaataattataattaataaacatatttgtATGCATCATACATATTTTGTCAGAaccaaaaatattttaaaactgtataaaaataaaatttattaaaaaaaaaaaattattttttttggtttctttggtataataaaataaaactaattaaaaaataaaaaataatataaaaataaaaaaaaataaaaataaaaaaaaaaataaaataaaaaataataaaaaaaaaaataaatcaaaaataaaatcaaataaaatcatatcaaataaaataaaatcaaataatatcaaatcaaatattatcaaatcaaaaaatatttatcttgtaaaaaattaaaatcctattcaaaaaaaaaaaaaaaaaaaaataaattttctagtaaaataaaattttatgttgtaaaaatatagaaaatatcaattggttatatttatgtatatatttatttattttaataatataataaaaaatatatatatatatataaccacaagtatataacaaaatataacaacttatatttacaacataattatttattatataataattaataattcaatttttttttaaatgttacataataataatctaggaaatatattattttattatttaatctaatatatatatatatatatatataaaagaatagaataaaataaaaaatacaaaacctaaaacaaattaacaaaatataatatataattactataatgtaaatatcaacatgtatacatttataatgttgttactatattttatacaacagaacacaagaaaaaaaaaaaaaaaaaaatacaagatccaaattattctttttaaaaaataaataatatatattatttaatagtatatattacaaattaATTCATAactacatatatgtatatacatatatatgttataattttatatatctacataaatatatgaatacaaataaatatatttatatatatagcttttttttgtttcatgTTGGAGAATAAGAAGTATACcaaattattatgaaaaatatatattatagaaaatcatataaatataaaaattaaaacaaataaataaaactatatttgtttatatatttacaagaactaaatatatatttccttaattattcatatatattatatatatatataacttatacaaaattatataaagcaAATATATTCAAAGCTATATTTTCAATTAACAATTAAATTGACAACAACAAgaaaacaaagaaaaaacaaaattgggtatatattattcccttttcttttttcctttttattttaaataacattataacataatttttttttattttatattttgttttaaatgtggtaataatataacattcaaaaatataatatatgtttacaaatttttaacacataaaatatatatatataaaaattaaataataatttccttatattaatttatacataaatatatatattttttcatattatactcttaataatattttccaaATTATTCATTCTAATGCTAAATATTATTGAAAATTAAACaagataaaattatatatatatatatatatatatatatatattattaataagttaattattttaaaaaaacttcgtgaattataatatcaaaaatcatttataatataataaaaaataaataaaaaaaaaactatatatatatttatatatgtacatatatatataaatgtacacTTTATATAAATCAGTATGTTATACAAggaggtaaaaaaaaatttttttttttttttttttttttttaagtaatacataaaaatataaatatacaaatatattaaaaaaaaaataaatttttatgtcTAAATATAATgcgtatatattatttctcattatctaaaaattttaaaatgtatatttatttataaattaattaaataataagaaatgaattaaattaataattggatatatcatttgaattacaatttttctctttttgtacatttaaaaattataacaaaaaaaaaaaaaaaaataataaataaatatataaataaatatatatatatatatatatatatatatatatatatataacaaaacaaaatgaataaaataaaataataataaataataaataatattaattaatcaTCTCTATGAAaacctatatatataccttaaTATGtacttaaattattttttattttatataccaATTATTCAActtccatattattcattcatGCATTGACTTGTAATTCTACTACATTTGGAACTCTTAATTTTAAGTTTGTTTTTTCAagtgtttttttatttgtaggAAAATTACATTGaacattattttcttcacgTTTTAAAACAGTTCGTTTTTGAGGTTTTGATATTGTTGTTTGTGTTAGTCCTTCTTTTggtttcttttcatttttttcttcacttTTTACCTGATTTTTTatctcatttttttcttcattttttaccTGATTTTttacttcatttttttcttcatttttttcttcactttttacttcatttttttcttcattttttactTCCTTTTTTACTtcacttttttctttttttttttcttccgtTTTGGCACCATTCTTTTCACTCACCTTACTATCTACACCACTTCCTTTTAATTTGTCctcatatttctttttaacttgatctatataaaaagaaaaatcctTAAACACCTTGAATCTCTTTACCTTTGCTGTTGGCGTAAGATAATTATTGGTGTCCCATGTTTTTGAAGTTAAGTATATGTCATTAATAACATTGTATCTGTTCAAATtggtttttttatatacttcCATCATCTTTGCCTTTACATAATCAACATAAATAGATTCATTTAATACTTGATCAATTAATTTTTCTGAATAATTCTTTTCAGTAAGTCCCGTAGTCTCTAACatattatcttcttttaaacatttgaataatatagTTTTATCAACAGATATAATTGCTAGAGGGCCATCCATTGAATCATCTCCATATGCAACAcaaaaatttacaaaaagTATTTCAGAATAAAGATTATTTAGCATATCAGTTTCGATATATTCTCCCTGTGATAATTTAACTAAGCCTTTAGATCTGTCTAAAAATGTTAAAGAACCATCTTTATTAATTTGAAAAACATCTCCTGTTATAAAATAACCATCATGAGTAAAAGCTTTTTTACTATATTCTCTCTCTAAAAAGTAACCATTAAACATAGAATCACTCTTAACTAATAATTCTCCTTTAGGTATGTTATCATTTGCCTTATATGTTTCCCATGatcttaatttatatttggtATTTGGAGATATAGGTCCACCTATATTTTcagtattatatttatctccATTTTGAACAAATAAAGCACCAGTAGATTCTGTTAATCCATATCCTTGAAAATAATCAACATccaataaaatacataattcATCAGCTATTTTGGAAGATAATTTACCACCACCATTTAATAACATCTTTAATTCTGGatttatcttattttttattttataagatatattaGTACATTTCTCAATCAACTTATCAAAACATCcattatgaaaatttttaCGTAAAGACAACATTCTTTTTACAAATGATCTTTTAAAACTTggtaaattatttatttctgtcattatatttgtatatattctaGTAAATACCTTAGGTACACCAGCAACTACCACAGCAtcagaattatataaatctttAGAAAAACAACTTATATCCTTActccatatatttatttctatacCAAGAATAACAGACATGTAAACAAAAACTCTCTCAAATACATGTGATACAggtaaataagaaaaatgtaTTTTAGGTTTTAACctttttattacattatgATCACATAATGGTGCTattgtattataaaaatttttattgcTTAACATAACACCTTTTGGCTGTCCAGATGTTCCAGATGTATATACAATAGATGCAATGAAATTAGGATCttcattctttattttcatatttggCTTTTTAGGAACCTTTGTCATCATATCAAATTCTAAAATACTTATTCCAAATTCGTTtgctttttcttttaaaacattcagcttttctaatttttcattatcgCATTCGAATGATCCCAAATTAACATCTTTTCTTATAtcacataatttatatgattcgtttttcatattattattattattactaatattattattattattattatcaatgttggtgtttttgtttttataccCATTtactttttcattattatctc of Plasmodium sp. gorilla clade G2 genome assembly, chromosome: 4 contains these proteins:
- a CDS encoding acyl-CoA synthetase; translated protein: MNIIFTICTFLIYLIFVIGYVTQINGKNKSYSEICEKASNEDESNVYCIKDHKRKSSVYVYKHILELLLERRQECNNDKIGFVENKCGEVNNFMTYKTFFEKVCSFSHSLDTYEGKGIESRKYDEDKNDGMFKLLGLYGSNSINWLVTDMGAMMSGVTTLVMHSKFSIDLIVDILKRTKLEWLCIDLELVEGLLVYVKELPHLKKLIILDTLVKYNGRDNNEKVNGYKNKNTNIDNNNNNNISNNNNNMKNESYKLCDIRKDVNLGSFECDNEKLEKLNVLKEKANEFGISILEFDMMTKVPKKPNMKIKNEDPNFIASIVYTSGTSGQPKGVMLSNKNFYNTIAPLCDHNVIKRLKPKIHFSYLPVSHVFERVFVYMSVILGIEINIWSKDISCFSKDLYNSDAVVVAGVPKVFTRIYTNIMTEINNLPSFKRSFVKRMLSLRKNFHNGCFDKLIEKCTNISYKIKNKINPELKMLLNGGGKLSSKIADELCILLDVDYFQGYGLTESTGALFVQNGDKYNTENIGGPISPNTKYKLRSWETYKANDNIPKGELLVKSDSMFNGYFLEREYSKKAFTHDGYFITGDVFQINKDGSLTFLDRSKGLVKLSQGEYIETDMLNNLYSEILFVNFCVAYGDDSMDGPLAIISVDKTILFKCLKEDNMLETTGLTEKNYSEKLIDQVLNESIYVDYVKAKMMEVYKKTNLNRYNVINDIYLTSKTWDTNNYLTPTAKVKRFKVFKDFSFYIDQVKKKYEDKLKGSGVDSKVSEKNGAKTEEKKKEKSEVKKEVKNEEKNEVKSEEKNEEKNEVKNQVKNEEKNEIKNQVKSEEKNEKKPKEGLTQTTISKPQKRTVLKREENNVQCNFPTNKKTLEKTNLKLRVPNVVELQVNA